One Castanea sativa cultivar Marrone di Chiusa Pesio chromosome 4, ASM4071231v1 DNA window includes the following coding sequences:
- the LOC142631098 gene encoding 2-alkenal reductase (NADP(+)-dependent)-like yields MASGGGDNELEVSNKQVIFKNYVSGFPKESDVYLNTNGTIKLKVPEGSNGLLVKNLYLSCDPYMCNLMKKSISSTASSFEPGSPIFGFGVAKVVDSGNPKFKKGDLVWGKTGWEEYSLITDVQNLLKIEHTDVPLSYYSGILGMPGLTAYSGFYEVCSPKKGEYVFISAASGAVGQLVGQFAKLLGCYVVGSAGSKEKVDLLKNKFKFDEAFNYKEEPDLVAALKRYFPEGIDIYFENVGGKMLDAVLLNMRTHGRIAVCGMISQYNLEKLEGVHNLVHMIYKRVHMKAFVFSDYYHLYPKFLDLVLPHIAEGKIVYLEDIAEGLESGPAALVGLFSGLNVGKQVVLVAQE; encoded by the exons ATGGCAAGTGGTGGTGGTGATAATGAGCTAGAAGTGAGCAACAAGCAAGTGATCTTCAAGAACTATGTGTCTGGTTTCCCTAAAGAATCAGACGTGTACCTTAACACCAATGGTACCATAAAGTTGAAGGTCCCAGAAGGTTCAAATGGGCTTTTGGTGAAGAATCTGTACCTGTCCTGTGATCCTTATATGTGTAATCTTATGAAGAAGTCAATCAGTTCCACCGCCAGTTCCTTTGAGCCCGGTTCG CCCATTTTTGGatttggtgtggcaaaagttgtAGATTCTGGGAATCCAAAATTCAAGAAAGGTGACTTAGTTTGGGGAAAAACTGGATGGGAAGAATATAGTTTGATTACAGATGTTCAGAATTTGCTTAAAATCGAACACACTGATGTGCCACTGTCCTACTATTCTGGTATTCTTG GTATGCCTGGTTTAACTGCTTATAGTGGTTTTTATGAGGTTTGCTCTCCTAAGAAAGGAGAGTATGTCTTCATTTCAGCAGCTTCTGGGGCAGTTGGTCAGCTTGTTGGGCAGTTTGCAAAGCTGTTAGGCTGCTATGTTGTTGGAAGTGCCGGAAGCAAAGAAAAG GTTGATTTGCTGAAGAACAAATTCAAGTTTGATGAGGCTTTCAACTATAAAGAAGAGCCTGACTTGGTTGCTGCTTTGAAAAG GTACTTTCCTGAAGGTATTGATATTTACTTTGAGAATGTTGGGGGAAAAATGCTTGATGCAGTGCTACTCAACATGAGGACCCATGGTCGCATTGCTGTTTGTGGCATGATCTCACAGTACAACCTTGAGAAGCTGGAAGGTGTGCACAATTTAGTGCACATGATATACAAACGGGTTCATATGAAAGCATTTGTGTTTTCTGATTACTATCATCTTTACCCGAAGTTTCTGGATTTGGTTCTGCCTCACATTGCTGAAGGGAAGATTGTATATTTGGAAGACATAGCTGAAGGCCTTGAGAGTGGTCCGGCAGCCCTTGTTGGGCTATTTTCTGGCCTCAATGTTGGTAAGCAGGTAGTTTTAGTTGCTCAAGAATGA